From the Pseudarthrobacter sp. MM222 genome, one window contains:
- a CDS encoding thiolase family protein: MNQAYLYDAVRTPFGKFGGGLAAVRPDDLAAHVIGAIVQRAPKLDAERVDEVVFGNANGAGEENRNVARMGTLLAGLPVSIPGTTVNRLCGSSLDAAIIASRQINTGDAELMLVGGAESMSRAPWVLPKTEKPYPAGDLTLASTTLGWRLVNKAMRPEWTISLGEATERLREKYGVTREAQDEFSANSHNLAAAAWDEGFYDNLVTVVPGTDLTRDEGIRAGSSAEKLAGLKTVFRTENGTVTAGNASPLSDGASAAWLGSENAAGLLGMEPLARIAGRGAHANDPQFFGYAPVEAANKALAKAGIGWDQVGAVELNEAFAAQSLACINAWGIDPSIVNRHGGAIAMGHPLGASGGRILGTLARSLQASGQRWGVAAICIGVGQGLAVVLENVTASSTTGKG; this comes from the coding sequence ATGAACCAGGCTTACCTTTACGATGCCGTGCGGACCCCGTTCGGCAAGTTCGGCGGCGGCCTCGCGGCCGTCCGCCCGGATGATCTTGCCGCGCATGTGATCGGTGCGATCGTGCAGCGCGCCCCGAAGCTCGACGCCGAGCGGGTCGACGAGGTGGTGTTCGGCAACGCCAACGGAGCCGGCGAGGAAAACCGCAACGTCGCCCGGATGGGCACGCTGCTCGCGGGCCTGCCGGTCTCCATCCCCGGCACCACCGTCAACCGGCTCTGCGGATCCTCCCTGGACGCCGCGATCATCGCCTCCCGCCAGATCAACACCGGCGACGCCGAGCTCATGCTGGTCGGCGGGGCCGAATCCATGTCCCGGGCGCCCTGGGTGCTGCCCAAGACCGAGAAGCCCTACCCGGCCGGGGACCTGACGCTGGCCTCGACCACGCTGGGCTGGCGGCTGGTGAACAAGGCCATGCGCCCGGAGTGGACCATCTCCCTGGGCGAGGCCACCGAGCGGCTCCGCGAAAAGTACGGGGTGACCCGCGAGGCGCAGGACGAGTTCTCCGCCAACTCGCACAACCTCGCCGCCGCGGCCTGGGACGAGGGTTTCTACGACAACCTCGTCACCGTGGTCCCCGGGACGGACCTCACCCGGGACGAGGGCATCCGCGCCGGGTCCTCGGCCGAGAAGCTTGCCGGGCTCAAGACCGTGTTCCGGACCGAGAACGGCACCGTCACCGCCGGGAACGCCTCCCCGCTCTCCGACGGCGCTTCAGCGGCCTGGCTCGGATCCGAGAACGCCGCCGGGCTGCTGGGAATGGAACCGCTGGCCCGGATCGCGGGCCGCGGCGCGCACGCCAACGATCCCCAGTTCTTTGGCTACGCCCCGGTGGAGGCCGCGAACAAGGCCCTCGCCAAGGCGGGCATCGGCTGGGACCAGGTGGGCGCCGTCGAGCTCAACGAGGCCTTCGCCGCGCAGTCGCTGGCCTGCATCAACGCCTGGGGGATCGACCCCTCCATCGTGAACCGGCACGGCGGCGCGATCGCGATGGGCCACCCGCTGGGCGCCTCGGGCGGCCGGATCCTCGGCACCCTGGCCCGCAGCCTGCAGGCCTCCGGTCAGCGCTGGGGCGTCGCGGCAATCTGCATCGGCGTGGGGCAGGGCCTGGCCGTGGTCCTTGAGAACGTCACCGCATCATCCACCACAGGAAAGGGCTAG
- the pcaC gene encoding 4-carboxymuconolactone decarboxylase, whose translation MTGPERNGVVQPDATSKEIYDGGMVVRREVLGAAHVDRANAAKDDFTEDFQDMITRIAWGGIWTRPGLTRQMRSAVTITAMVAHGHWEELAMHIRAATTNGLSRDEIKEILLQTAIYCGVPSANTAFKTAQEVFRAMDNDARGADATDSSEKDSTP comes from the coding sequence GTGACCGGCCCGGAAAGGAACGGCGTGGTCCAGCCCGATGCGACCAGCAAGGAAATCTACGACGGCGGCATGGTGGTCCGCCGCGAGGTGCTCGGCGCCGCGCACGTGGACCGCGCCAACGCCGCCAAGGACGACTTCACCGAGGACTTCCAGGACATGATCACCCGGATCGCCTGGGGCGGGATCTGGACCCGGCCCGGCCTGACCCGGCAGATGCGCTCCGCCGTCACCATCACCGCCATGGTGGCCCACGGGCACTGGGAAGAACTGGCCATGCATATCCGCGCCGCCACCACCAACGGCCTGAGCAGGGACGAGATCAAGGAAATCCTGCTGCAGACCGCCATCTACTGCGGGGTCCCCTCCGCCAACACCGCCTTCAAGACCGCCCAGGAGGTGTTCCGCGCCATGGACAACGACGCAAGGGGCGCCGACGCAACGGACTCCTCAGAAAAGGACAGCACGCCATGA
- a CDS encoding alpha/beta hydrolase: MARPTVKAVLLSPPRPLGDKPLLVVGPSLGTSTFLWTQAGGLLGAELDVVAWDLPGHGISPAAVEPFSVAELADAVVELVDSIAPGARFHYAGVSLGGATGLQLGIKHGERLKSLSVQCSGAKLGTPEGWLERAETVRTQGTPVMIQGSAQRWFGPGYMEREPERSSRLLHALRDADRFSYAFCCEALADFDVRDELGSIRVPTQAVAGAEDIVAPPSFAEEIAARITAGGGTANAVTLGGVAHLAPFEAPAHAAELLRSLITWTESRGADK; the protein is encoded by the coding sequence GTGGCTAGACCAACAGTCAAGGCAGTCCTGCTGTCGCCCCCGCGCCCCCTCGGGGACAAGCCACTCCTGGTAGTGGGCCCGTCGCTGGGGACCTCCACGTTCCTGTGGACCCAGGCGGGAGGGCTGCTGGGGGCCGAGCTCGACGTCGTCGCCTGGGACCTGCCCGGCCACGGGATCTCACCGGCCGCCGTGGAACCCTTCAGCGTCGCGGAACTGGCCGACGCCGTCGTCGAGCTGGTCGATTCGATCGCGCCGGGCGCGCGTTTCCACTACGCCGGCGTCTCCCTCGGCGGGGCCACGGGACTGCAACTGGGTATCAAGCACGGCGAACGGCTCAAGAGCCTGTCCGTGCAGTGCTCCGGGGCAAAGCTCGGCACCCCGGAGGGCTGGCTGGAGCGCGCCGAAACTGTGCGCACCCAGGGCACCCCGGTGATGATCCAGGGCTCGGCGCAGCGCTGGTTCGGCCCGGGCTACATGGAACGCGAGCCGGAGCGCAGCAGCCGCCTGCTGCACGCGCTGCGCGACGCCGACCGCTTCAGCTACGCCTTCTGCTGCGAAGCGCTGGCGGACTTCGACGTCCGGGACGAACTCGGCAGCATCCGGGTCCCCACCCAGGCCGTGGCCGGCGCGGAGGACATAGTGGCACCGCCGTCGTTCGCCGAGGAGATCGCGGCGCGCATCACCGCCGGCGGCGGCACCGCGAATGCCGTCACCCTCGGGGGCGTGGCACACCTGGCTCCGTTCGAGGCACCCGCCCACGCAGCCGAGCTGCTGCGGAGCCTCATCACCTGGACCGAGTCCCGGGGAGCCGACAAGTGA
- a CDS encoding lyase family protein: MTSFETSDAGLQGDFGLLSPVSASPEVAALTGDRAVLAAILRVEAAWAAVLDEAGLVPAGSAAVVAEAADAGRYDLAGIAVRAQGGANPVIPLLADLRAQVKALDTAGIGAVRAVHTSLTSQDVLDSALMLLARDAIRRLLGELTATSAALSGLAEQHAETLCVGRSLTQHSLPFTFGLKAAQWFAGLAAAGRRLETLELPVQTGGAAGTLAAGTVLTAGSSVTPFDLSDRLAAGLGLAPVPAPWHTNRLAVTALGDGLAAVTDAAGKIAVDVLFLSRPEVAEVAEPRAAGRGGSSAMPQKQNPVLSVLIRSAALQAPGQAAQLHLAAANFNDERPDGAWHSEWPALRQLLRLALGAAGQLRELTEGLRVFPDAMRRNLDLAGPLLLSEAVTAALAPLLPGNGAGKNGADGKQRLQAVVDQTLQAPAREQAATYRRLLRAAVPPEQLSDARLEELLDPANYLGQAAEISRRLLAAYPEYARAAAGTADAPPTPDLNGAFRG; the protein is encoded by the coding sequence GTGACCTCCTTTGAAACCAGCGACGCCGGCCTGCAGGGGGACTTTGGCCTGCTGAGTCCCGTGTCGGCGTCGCCCGAGGTAGCGGCGCTGACCGGGGACCGGGCGGTGCTCGCCGCCATTCTCCGGGTCGAGGCCGCCTGGGCCGCGGTCCTGGACGAGGCGGGCCTCGTGCCGGCCGGTTCAGCCGCGGTGGTTGCGGAGGCGGCGGACGCAGGCCGCTATGACCTCGCGGGCATCGCGGTGCGCGCCCAGGGTGGCGCCAATCCGGTGATCCCGCTGCTCGCTGATCTCCGCGCGCAGGTCAAGGCCCTGGACACGGCCGGAATCGGCGCCGTCCGCGCCGTCCACACGTCCTTGACCAGCCAGGATGTGCTTGACTCTGCCCTCATGCTGCTGGCCCGGGACGCCATCCGCCGGCTGCTCGGCGAGCTCACCGCAACGTCGGCGGCGCTGTCCGGCCTCGCGGAACAGCACGCGGAGACGCTGTGCGTGGGCCGCAGCCTGACCCAGCACTCGCTGCCCTTCACCTTCGGGCTAAAGGCCGCGCAGTGGTTCGCCGGACTGGCCGCCGCCGGGCGCCGGCTGGAAACTCTCGAACTGCCCGTGCAGACCGGCGGAGCCGCCGGCACCCTGGCTGCCGGCACCGTCCTGACCGCCGGCAGCTCAGTGACGCCCTTTGACCTTTCGGACCGGCTGGCCGCCGGACTGGGCCTTGCGCCCGTCCCCGCGCCGTGGCACACGAACCGGCTCGCCGTCACCGCGCTGGGCGATGGCCTCGCCGCCGTGACCGACGCCGCCGGCAAGATCGCCGTCGACGTGCTGTTCCTGAGCCGCCCCGAAGTCGCCGAGGTCGCCGAGCCGCGCGCCGCCGGCCGGGGAGGATCCTCGGCGATGCCGCAGAAACAGAACCCGGTGCTCTCGGTGCTCATCCGTAGCGCCGCCCTGCAGGCCCCCGGGCAGGCAGCCCAGCTGCACCTCGCCGCCGCCAACTTCAACGACGAACGCCCCGACGGTGCCTGGCACAGCGAATGGCCGGCGCTCCGCCAGCTGCTCCGGCTCGCCCTGGGCGCCGCCGGGCAGCTCCGCGAACTCACCGAGGGCCTCCGGGTCTTCCCGGACGCCATGCGCCGCAACCTGGACCTCGCCGGCCCGCTGCTGCTCAGCGAAGCCGTCACGGCCGCCCTTGCGCCACTCCTGCCTGGCAACGGCGCGGGCAAGAACGGCGCCGACGGGAAGCAGCGGCTGCAGGCCGTGGTGGACCAGACGCTCCAGGCCCCTGCCCGGGAGCAGGCCGCCACATACCGCCGGCTGCTCCGCGCCGCAGTCCCGCCGGAGCAGCTCTCCGACGCCCGGCTGGAGGAGCTGCTGGACCCGGCAAACTACCTCGGCCAAGCCGCCGAGATCTCCCGCCGCCTCCTAGCGGCCTATCCCGAGTACGCCCGCGCCGCAGCCGGAACGGCCGACGCCCCACCGACCCCCGACCTGAACGGAGCTTTCCGTGGCTAG
- the pcaG gene encoding protocatechuate 3,4-dioxygenase subunit alpha, which translates to MSKLTPTPGQTVGPFYGYALPYAKDRELLAPGAPGSIRLQGTVYDGAGHPIPDAILEIWQADADGRVPQRTGSLVRDGYTFTGFGRSAVGNTGAFTFTTVNPGPTEEGAAPFIAVAVFARGLMNRLFTRIYLPENEEALAADPLLSALEPDRRRTLIARRDADGGLTWDLRLQGEDETVFLDFEGAAK; encoded by the coding sequence ATGAGTAAACTCACCCCCACCCCCGGCCAGACCGTCGGGCCGTTCTACGGCTACGCCCTGCCCTACGCCAAGGACCGCGAGCTGCTGGCCCCCGGCGCGCCAGGCTCCATCCGGCTGCAGGGCACCGTCTACGACGGCGCCGGACATCCGATCCCGGACGCCATCCTGGAAATCTGGCAGGCGGACGCGGACGGACGGGTTCCGCAGCGCACCGGCTCCCTCGTCCGGGACGGCTACACGTTCACCGGCTTCGGCCGCAGCGCGGTGGGCAACACCGGCGCCTTCACCTTCACGACGGTGAACCCGGGCCCCACGGAGGAGGGCGCGGCGCCGTTCATCGCCGTTGCCGTCTTCGCCCGCGGCCTGATGAACCGGCTCTTCACCCGGATCTACCTGCCGGAAAACGAGGAGGCGCTGGCCGCGGATCCGCTGCTGTCCGCCCTCGAGCCGGACCGCCGCAGGACCCTGATCGCCCGCCGCGACGCCGACGGCGGCCTCACCTGGGACCTCCGGCTCCAGGGCGAGGACGAGACCGTGTTCCTCGACTTCGAGGGCGCCGCCAAGTGA
- the pcaH gene encoding protocatechuate 3,4-dioxygenase subunit beta, which yields MPEEINVEIYNADPLTEDTSDRATEAAPRTHAIAVPALDAAAESQADLSAEMKALADAYAQAVRNGAPAEVQPRLDYAPYRSSVLRHPTKDLHHADPETIELHSPAFGHMDVHALESDLTIAHNGEPLGERIVVSGRVLDGDGRPVAGQLVEIWQANSSGRYIHKRDQHPAPIDPNFTGVGRCITGADGSYSFTTIKPGAYPWKNHLNAWRPAHIHFSLFGQEFTQRIVTQMYFPGDQLFPLDPIYQSIVDQDARDRLVATYNHEQTKPEWALAYNWDIVLTGSKRTWTENEALGAEGDDDE from the coding sequence GTGCCTGAAGAGATCAACGTTGAGATCTACAACGCGGACCCGCTCACCGAGGACACGTCCGATCGAGCCACCGAGGCCGCACCGAGGACGCACGCCATTGCTGTCCCTGCCTTGGACGCCGCCGCGGAGTCCCAGGCGGACCTAAGCGCCGAAATGAAGGCCCTCGCCGACGCGTACGCGCAGGCCGTCAGGAACGGCGCCCCGGCCGAGGTGCAGCCCCGGCTGGACTACGCGCCCTACCGCAGCAGCGTCCTGCGGCACCCGACGAAGGACCTGCACCACGCGGACCCGGAGACCATCGAGCTGCACTCGCCGGCCTTCGGGCACATGGATGTGCACGCCCTGGAATCGGACCTCACCATCGCGCACAACGGGGAACCCCTGGGTGAGCGCATCGTCGTCTCCGGCCGGGTGCTCGACGGCGACGGCAGGCCCGTGGCCGGGCAGCTCGTTGAGATCTGGCAGGCCAACTCCTCCGGCCGCTACATCCACAAACGGGACCAGCACCCCGCCCCGATCGACCCCAACTTCACCGGCGTCGGCCGCTGCATCACCGGTGCGGACGGTTCGTACAGCTTCACCACGATCAAGCCCGGTGCCTACCCGTGGAAGAACCACCTCAACGCCTGGCGCCCGGCCCACATCCACTTCTCCCTGTTCGGCCAGGAATTCACCCAGCGGATCGTCACCCAGATGTACTTCCCCGGGGACCAGCTCTTCCCGCTGGACCCGATCTACCAGTCGATCGTGGACCAGGACGCGCGGGACCGGCTCGTGGCGACCTACAACCACGAGCAGACCAAGCCGGAATGGGCGCTGGCGTACAACTGGGACATCGTCCTGACCGGGTCCAAGCGAACCTGGACAGAGAACGAGGCACTCGGCGCAGAAGGAGACGACGATGAGTAA
- a CDS encoding sugar phosphate isomerase/epimerase and 4-hydroxyphenylpyruvate domain-containing protein, giving the protein MRTGIATVCLSGTLREKMQACAVAGFDGIEIFEQDLVTSPLSPEDVRGMAADLGLSLDLYQPFRDFDSVPEELLAANLRRAEAKFRLMSRLGMDTILVCSNVATASIDDDGLRAEQLSRLAALAADHGVKLAYEALAWGKYVNDYEHAHRLVQTVDHPNLGTCLDSFHILSRDWDTAAIERFDPDKIFFIQVADAPKLSLDVLSWSRHYRVFPGEGQFELAKFLGHAVRAGYAGPVSLEVFNDVFRQSDVERTAVDAMRSLIWLEEQTAKWLAANPAAGGPEAGTAAGGAATRRRYPMELATLPQVAEPAGFNFAEVRAADAGALETLLSQLGFASNGRHRTKNVQLWTMGHARVIINEDSAGAESAETAIAALGFDVASPVIAAARAQQLKAPAVPRKSQADEEIFQGFAAPDSTEIFLCQGSPDGTAAWTREFGEGLEAPAAGRPGDLSAVIDHVNLAQPWQHFDEAVLFYTSALALEPQPYAEVASPTGLVRSQVMLTGDRGVRLVLNLAPLLQQEGTAPGPAGTGGTGQRRSYQEHIAVAVDDLVGAARAARARGLEFLQIPENYYEDLDARFGLEPRFLATLRELNLLYDRDADGEFLHFYTATVGSVFFEMVERRGAYDGYGAPNAPVRHAVQYDHLHQLKLTP; this is encoded by the coding sequence ATGCGCACCGGAATCGCCACTGTCTGCCTCTCCGGCACGCTCCGGGAAAAAATGCAGGCCTGCGCCGTGGCCGGCTTCGACGGGATCGAAATCTTCGAGCAGGACCTCGTCACGTCCCCGCTGAGCCCCGAAGACGTCCGGGGGATGGCCGCGGACCTGGGCCTCAGCCTGGACCTCTACCAGCCGTTCCGCGACTTCGACAGCGTCCCGGAGGAGCTCCTCGCTGCCAATCTCCGCCGCGCCGAGGCCAAGTTCCGGCTGATGTCCCGCCTTGGCATGGACACCATCCTGGTCTGCTCCAACGTAGCCACCGCAAGCATCGACGACGACGGACTCCGCGCCGAGCAGCTGTCACGGCTGGCCGCGCTCGCCGCGGACCACGGCGTCAAGCTCGCCTACGAGGCGCTCGCCTGGGGCAAGTACGTCAATGACTACGAGCATGCGCACCGGCTGGTGCAAACGGTGGACCACCCCAACCTCGGCACCTGCCTGGATTCCTTCCACATCCTCTCCCGCGATTGGGACACCGCGGCGATCGAACGCTTCGACCCGGACAAGATCTTCTTCATCCAGGTGGCCGACGCGCCGAAGCTTTCCCTGGACGTGCTGTCCTGGAGCCGGCACTACCGCGTGTTCCCCGGCGAGGGGCAGTTCGAACTCGCCAAGTTCCTGGGACACGCCGTCCGCGCCGGCTACGCCGGACCGGTCTCCCTCGAGGTCTTCAACGACGTCTTCCGCCAGTCCGACGTCGAACGCACCGCCGTGGACGCGATGCGGTCGCTGATCTGGCTCGAAGAACAAACCGCCAAGTGGCTCGCGGCCAACCCTGCCGCCGGGGGCCCCGAGGCCGGGACCGCCGCCGGCGGCGCGGCCACCCGCCGCCGGTATCCGATGGAACTCGCCACGCTTCCGCAGGTGGCCGAACCCGCAGGCTTTAACTTCGCGGAGGTCCGGGCCGCGGACGCCGGCGCGCTGGAAACCCTGCTCAGCCAGCTTGGCTTCGCGTCCAACGGACGGCACCGGACCAAGAACGTGCAATTGTGGACCATGGGCCACGCCCGCGTCATCATCAACGAGGATTCTGCCGGCGCCGAAAGCGCCGAGACAGCGATCGCGGCGCTCGGCTTCGATGTCGCTTCCCCGGTGATCGCCGCCGCCCGCGCCCAGCAACTCAAGGCCCCGGCCGTGCCGCGCAAGAGCCAGGCCGACGAGGAGATTTTCCAGGGCTTCGCCGCCCCGGACTCCACCGAGATCTTCCTCTGCCAGGGCAGCCCGGACGGCACCGCCGCGTGGACCCGCGAGTTCGGCGAGGGGCTGGAAGCGCCCGCCGCGGGCCGGCCCGGGGACCTGAGCGCCGTGATCGACCACGTCAACCTCGCGCAGCCGTGGCAGCATTTCGACGAAGCCGTGCTTTTCTACACCAGTGCCCTCGCCCTGGAGCCCCAGCCCTACGCGGAGGTCGCCAGCCCCACCGGGCTGGTCCGCTCCCAGGTAATGCTGACCGGGGACCGGGGCGTCCGCCTGGTCCTGAACCTGGCCCCGCTCCTCCAGCAGGAGGGGACCGCGCCGGGCCCGGCAGGGACCGGCGGCACAGGCCAGCGCCGGAGCTACCAGGAGCACATCGCCGTCGCGGTGGACGACCTCGTTGGTGCCGCCCGTGCCGCCCGGGCCCGGGGACTGGAGTTCCTGCAGATCCCGGAAAACTACTACGAGGACCTCGACGCGCGGTTCGGCCTGGAGCCCCGTTTCCTGGCGACGCTCCGGGAGCTCAACCTGCTCTACGACCGCGATGCCGACGGCGAGTTCCTGCACTTCTACACCGCCACCGTGGGAAGCGTGTTCTTCGAAATGGTGGAACGCCGCGGCGCCTACGACGGCTACGGCGCCCCCAATGCCCCGGTGCGGCACGCCGTCCAGTACGACCACCTGCACCAGCTGAAGCTGACCCCCTGA